From Candidatus Methylopumilus planktonicus, a single genomic window includes:
- a CDS encoding septal ring lytic transglycosylase RlpA family protein, whose amino-acid sequence MFRVSFLGFLLLSVLTGCASGPSFKNDSVSSTAKKGGGYYLDDGPGDHPPGDMDAIPDAIPKVEPFHSRANQSYIALDTKYVPMTSFYPYKEQGVASWYGKRYHGKKTSIGEVYDMYSMTGAHTTLPIPCYVRVTNTENNKSVIVRINDRGPFKKNRIIDLSYAAAYKLRLSDKGSGPVEVELIDPRQFSALKKTADVISEKIKEKDELPTQAKLAEVVISNEPLYIQAGAFKNEKNADLLLKQLSDMGLENSPPFKKQFSEDLFHVVIGPFNSKDEANNIANLIKSKIKISIFVVTKEKN is encoded by the coding sequence ATGTTTAGAGTCAGTTTTCTTGGTTTTCTGCTCCTTTCTGTCTTAACAGGTTGTGCAAGCGGCCCTTCTTTCAAAAATGATAGTGTATCTTCGACTGCAAAAAAAGGTGGGGGCTATTACCTCGATGACGGTCCAGGCGATCATCCTCCTGGAGATATGGATGCAATTCCCGATGCAATACCTAAAGTAGAGCCCTTTCATTCACGCGCGAATCAGTCTTATATTGCACTCGATACCAAGTATGTCCCGATGACTTCTTTTTATCCTTATAAAGAGCAAGGTGTCGCTTCGTGGTATGGCAAGCGCTATCACGGAAAAAAAACATCGATCGGTGAAGTCTATGACATGTATAGCATGACGGGCGCTCACACTACACTTCCTATTCCCTGTTATGTACGAGTGACAAACACTGAAAATAATAAAAGTGTTATTGTCAGAATTAATGATCGCGGTCCATTTAAAAAAAACCGTATCATCGATTTATCATATGCTGCAGCTTACAAATTAAGATTATCTGATAAGGGAAGTGGTCCAGTAGAAGTGGAGCTTATTGACCCAAGACAATTTAGTGCGCTTAAAAAAACAGCTGATGTCATTAGTGAAAAAATAAAAGAAAAAGATGAGTTACCAACTCAAGCGAAGCTAGCTGAAGTCGTAATATCAAACGAGCCTCTTTATATTCAAGCAGGGGCTTTTAAAAATGAAAAGAATGCAGACCTTTTATTAAAACAACTGTCAGACATGGGGCTAGAAAATTCGCCGCCATTTAAAAAACAATTTTCAGAAGATTTATTCCATGTGGTGATTGGCCCTTTTAATTCGAAAGATGAAGCAAATAACATCGCAAATCTTATTAAATCAAAAATAAAAATTAGTATTTTTGTAGTCACTAAAGAAAAAAATTAA
- a CDS encoding YbeD family protein, producing MPDHNTPPETLIEFPCHFPIKVMGEVHDEFTSTVIEIIKHKNDSFDPSTIEMKGSREGRYISLTCFVYVTSKPELDDIYRSLSTHPMIKVVL from the coding sequence ATGCCCGATCATAATACGCCTCCAGAAACCCTGATTGAGTTTCCATGTCATTTTCCGATTAAAGTGATGGGCGAAGTCCATGATGAATTTACATCTACCGTTATTGAAATCATTAAACATAAAAACGATAGTTTTGATCCGAGTACAATCGAGATGAAAGGAAGTCGTGAGGGTCGTTATATCAGTCTTACATGCTTTGTTTATGTCACAAGTAAGCCAGAATTAGATGATATCTACCGATCCCTTTCAACGCACCCGATGATTAAAGTCGTTCTATAA